The following proteins are co-located in the Enoplosus armatus isolate fEnoArm2 chromosome 8, fEnoArm2.hap1, whole genome shotgun sequence genome:
- the cdk20 gene encoding cyclin-dependent kinase 20 isoform X1, whose protein sequence is MEQYSILGRVGEGAHGIVFKAKHIETGETVALKKVALRRLEDGIPNQALREIKALQEIEDNQHVVKLKDVFPHGTGFVLVFDFMLSDLSEVIRNSQRPLTPAQVKGYMMMLLKGVAFLHHNNIMHRDLKPANLLISSSGHLKIADFGLARLFSEQGERLYSHQVATRWYRAPELLYGARKYDKGVDLWAVGCIFGELLNSSPLFPGENDIEQLCCVLRVLGTPTQDSWPEIVELPDYNKITFKENPAIPLEEIVPDTSPQAVHLLYKFLVYPSKQRCSARQALLHPYFFSSPLPAHHSELPIPQRGARPPRQRLQAPPTDFSVDLPLQSSVVDPVLLWGHASCL, encoded by the exons ATGGAGCAGTACAGTATTCTGGGTCGGGTCGGAGAAGGAGCTCATGGCATCGTCTTCAAGGCCAAACACATCGAG ACCGGTGAGACGGTGGCCCTGAAGAAAGTGGCTCTGAGGAGGCTGGAGGACGGCATCCCCAACCAGGCTCTGAGGGAGATCAAGGCCCTGCAGGAGATCGAGGACAACCAGCAT gTAGTGAAGCTGAAGGACGTCTTCCCTCACGGTACAGGCTTCGTCCTGGTGTTTGACTTCATGCTCTCTGACCTCTCTGAGGTCATCAGGAACTCCCAACGACCTCTGACCCCGGCTCAGGTCAAAGGTTACATGATGATGCTGCTGAAGGGCGTGGCCTTCCTGCATCACAACAACATCATGCACCGG gacCTGAAACCAGCGAACCTCCTCATCAGCTCTTCAGGTCATCTGAAGATCGCAGACTTTGGTTTGGCCCGATTGTTCAgtgagcagggagagagactgtacAGCCACCAGGTGGCCACCAG gtggtaCCGAGCTCCTGAGCTGCTGTACGGAGCCAGAAAGTACGACAAGGGAGTCGACCTGTG ggcgGTGGGCTGTATTTTCGGGGAGCTGTTGAACTCGTCTCCTCTGTTTCCTGGAGAGAACGATATTGAACAGCTCTGCTGTGTCCTCAGAGTGCTGGGAACCCCAACACAAGACAGCTGGCCT gAGATCGTGGAGTTGCCAGATTACAATAAAATCACCTTTAAGGAGAATCCAGCGATCCCATTGGAGGAGATCGTCCCTGACACATCCCCTCAGGCTGTCCACCTGCTCTACAAGTTCCTGGTTTATCCGTCCAAACAGCGCTGCTCCGCCAGGCag gcTCTCCTCCATCCAtacttcttctcctctcctcttcctgctcacCACTCAGAGCTGCCCATCCCTCAGAGGGGGGCCCGACCCCCCCGCCAGCGTCTTCAGGCCCCGCCCACTGACTTCTCAGTGGACCTGCCCCTGCAGAGCAGCGTGGTAGACCCTGTGCTGCTGTGGGGACACGCCTCCTGCCTCTGA
- the cdk20 gene encoding cyclin-dependent kinase 20 isoform X2: MEQYSILGRVGEGAHGIVFKAKHIETGETVALKKVALRRLEDGIPNQALREIKALQEIEDNQHVVKLKDVFPHGTGFVLVFDFMLSDLSEVIRNSQRPLTPAQVKGYMMMLLKGVAFLHHNNIMHRDLKPANLLISSSGHLKIADFGLARLFSEQGERLYSHQVATRAVGCIFGELLNSSPLFPGENDIEQLCCVLRVLGTPTQDSWPEIVELPDYNKITFKENPAIPLEEIVPDTSPQAVHLLYKFLVYPSKQRCSARQALLHPYFFSSPLPAHHSELPIPQRGARPPRQRLQAPPTDFSVDLPLQSSVVDPVLLWGHASCL; encoded by the exons ATGGAGCAGTACAGTATTCTGGGTCGGGTCGGAGAAGGAGCTCATGGCATCGTCTTCAAGGCCAAACACATCGAG ACCGGTGAGACGGTGGCCCTGAAGAAAGTGGCTCTGAGGAGGCTGGAGGACGGCATCCCCAACCAGGCTCTGAGGGAGATCAAGGCCCTGCAGGAGATCGAGGACAACCAGCAT gTAGTGAAGCTGAAGGACGTCTTCCCTCACGGTACAGGCTTCGTCCTGGTGTTTGACTTCATGCTCTCTGACCTCTCTGAGGTCATCAGGAACTCCCAACGACCTCTGACCCCGGCTCAGGTCAAAGGTTACATGATGATGCTGCTGAAGGGCGTGGCCTTCCTGCATCACAACAACATCATGCACCGG gacCTGAAACCAGCGAACCTCCTCATCAGCTCTTCAGGTCATCTGAAGATCGCAGACTTTGGTTTGGCCCGATTGTTCAgtgagcagggagagagactgtacAGCCACCAGGTGGCCACCAG ggcgGTGGGCTGTATTTTCGGGGAGCTGTTGAACTCGTCTCCTCTGTTTCCTGGAGAGAACGATATTGAACAGCTCTGCTGTGTCCTCAGAGTGCTGGGAACCCCAACACAAGACAGCTGGCCT gAGATCGTGGAGTTGCCAGATTACAATAAAATCACCTTTAAGGAGAATCCAGCGATCCCATTGGAGGAGATCGTCCCTGACACATCCCCTCAGGCTGTCCACCTGCTCTACAAGTTCCTGGTTTATCCGTCCAAACAGCGCTGCTCCGCCAGGCag gcTCTCCTCCATCCAtacttcttctcctctcctcttcctgctcacCACTCAGAGCTGCCCATCCCTCAGAGGGGGGCCCGACCCCCCCGCCAGCGTCTTCAGGCCCCGCCCACTGACTTCTCAGTGGACCTGCCCCTGCAGAGCAGCGTGGTAGACCCTGTGCTGCTGTGGGGACACGCCTCCTGCCTCTGA